Sequence from the Orcinus orca chromosome 11, mOrcOrc1.1, whole genome shotgun sequence genome:
TTAATACTCTGCTCACTTCAAGAAAGCATTGAGGGGACGAATAGGAACGTAACATTCACTATAAAGTACTCAACCAGTTGCCACCTTTAGCAGTAGGTTCTTGAATGATTTCAATTTTGGCTAGAGTAGGAAATTCCAAATATGCAAGACTTGTGCAAGCACAATTCCTCTGCCTTCCCTTTTTTATGCTGCACTTGCCTCACTGTCTTATGCAAGGACAAAAAGAATTATTTCATCTCAGCAGTGCTACTTACTTTTATGGTCTATGTCTCTAATACTATTCCCCTCCCTATATCACTCACATGTCCATCCATCCTTTCATCCATCATTATATGCCATGTATCACTAGGTGCTTAGTACTGATTCTAGAAGGGGTAAGATGGAAAGACAACAATAGATTCTTCCTGTTTACTTAATTCATATTATTGAGAAATCACATGTAGGCATTCAATATGACTGCTTTAGAGTTGATAAAACCCATTGTAAAAAGAAGTGGGTTTTAACTAATAGTCTGGTAGTTAAGCATTCTTTAACTAGAAagttctattccttttttttcttttaaagtctttgcCTTACATTTTCTTGAATGAAGTTCATCATTGGGTATAACTATAGTTTATCCAAAGCCCTGTGTTATAACTGACATTGATTCATTCATCAAGGAAAAAGGGAAGGGATAATCTTCTAAGAAATCTTTCCATAGGACATGAACTGTTAATTCTTCTACCAAACTGTGGTCCCTTGAAAAGCCATCGCTGTTTGTGGGGTTACTCTCAGGTGGTAGAAACAGTAGGTATTGGCTTATGCCTGAGGCTGGTTCCAAAGCATGTATGTATCAGAAGGAGAACTGGGCATCTCCTGAATAAGGTGACTGGCCAGATGGGCTCAGGCAGCAGCCTGGCTTTTGTCTGTTCTAATAAGCCAGGACCTACTTTGCAACCATAACAGCAGTGTCTTGGCTCCCATGTGGCGCTTTGACATGCTTGTGATCagaccttttcctccttcctggcTTGAGCCTTGGGCATCTCCATATATTATATATCCTGGGTTTTCAGTGACCCATGGAGGAAGGATGATCCTGAAGTAGAAAGCATGGCTGGGGCATGAAGGACAGGTAGAATGAATGTTCCTTTATACCATGACATCTTCAAAGTAGGCTACTTCGATGAAATGCTTCACTTCTTGGTTGTCATCCTCTTACTCCAAGTGTCATCGTTTGCTTGGCTGAGCACTTCTCTCTTGTACCCTCTCTCACCTCTTATAATTCACAATTTGCATGATCTTGAGGCTTTTTGCTTTATTATCTATGAAGACCCTAACCCTACTGTTTAAATCAAAGAAGCTGAAGGAGAAAATCTCTAAGACTCAAATTCTGTGATTCTACTTGACTTTTCTTTACCCTCAGGAAAATCTACTGCTCTTACTCTCTTTCATCCCCTTCCTTCTgatggaaaatattaaattagtAGCAGACTTCATGTGGCCATTTCCACCCTATCTTTTCCTTTTGGAATTCTTTCTTAGTCCCTGTTGATTGTATGCTGTTCTCTGTTGGCCAGAGGAGGGTGGCTTAGAACCCAAGCCTGTCTTTACCCATTTCTGGATCTCAGTATCCTTATCTTCAAAATGAAGGGATTGAAGCAAATGATTTTTGCAGCTCTAACATAACATGGCCCTAGTATTTCCGTGGAGCAGAAACTCATAGGACTTCAAGTCTAAAAAtctagatttgtgtgtgtgtgtgtgtgtgtgtgtgtgtgtgtgtgtgcatgcatgagagagagggtggggggagggagagaatttTATAGGTGATGGAATCACAAGGCAGTAGTCAAACCTCAGAAGTCTTTGGTTTGGGGCTGAATCGTGTCCCCCACCAAatacatatgttgaagtcctaacccctagtacctcagaatgtgattgtatttggagatagggtctttacacaGATATTTAAGTGAAAATAGGGTCATTATGATGGGTCCTACTCCAATATAACTGGTGTtcttatgagaagaggaaatcTGGGTACAGAGATTTAtatagagggaagatgatgtgcaaacacagagaaaagaaggcCAATTCCAAACCAAGGAAAGAGACTtgaaacagatccttccctccCAGGTCCCTGGAGGAACTGACCctgacaacaccttgatcttggacttccagcctccagaaatgtgtgAAAATGTCTGTGGcactttattatggcagccctatcACACTAATACATCTTTTATGTCTGATTCCAAAGTGCACACAGGAAAGTTCAGTGACCTCCTCTCATAGGTAAGCTCTCAGGCCTCATGGGCCTTTAGGCAAATACTGGGTGCCCTTTGGCCCGAGCTTGACTAAGAAATGCAGCCTCCAATGACACTGTAGGAAAGGAAATCTGGGAACTTTTATGACACAATTCACTCTTGCTGAGAATTTGGGGCTAATATTTAACTCTGGATATATATTGACATGGAAATTCTTGTAAAAttcacacaaaattttaaaatgcatataaaagccttgatttttattttaattattttacttgtttttttggtggggaggggaattGTTTTATTTGCCtctttcataatttttgttttttcattcttgcCACTATCTTTCTTTGCACTTTCTTGGGCATGacgttttccttttccatttctccacGTTTATTAGTTTCTCCACATTTCTCCGTTTCTCCTCCTTCTGTCACATGAGCTCTCTAGCTCCAGCGGGCctacttttcttcatttcctctatAGCATCTCCCACTTGCTTCTCGCTGTCTGCTTTTCTCTCATCCTCCTTGCCTCTGTCTTAGTCCTTCTCTCCTCCGTTTTCCTTTCTTGCCTGTGTTCAGTTTCTAGCTCCAGTCTCCCTCCtctgctctttcttctttcctttcatctgctTGCTGACTTGCTTCCGTCCCCTCCTTCTGTTCCCCTCCTGGATGTTTCTTTGGCCcacctttccttctcctctgagacttctttttcttgttggtGGATGGGGGCTGATACTGTAAACATCACAAAAATAATTGCATTGAGAACAGGTGGTCCCCTTGGTGTCCCGGGAGACAGAGTCTTTGAGTCAGCCCAGAATGCCTGGGCTCCATAGATGCAGAAGACATCATTGGTGCTGGAGAGGTGTCTGGACCTCAGTCACTAGACCTGATATTCCAGAACTTTGAGACTCATCTCtgacaccacccaccccctccccaactaGAAACTGAGAGGCACTGTGTCAcctggaaagagaaagaattaacCTGCCTTCATCCCCTCAAGCACACCTTCCAGCCACATTCACCTAAAAGTTATTTCTGTGGCGCTTGTCCCTGACTCATCCTCTGGCTACTGTGTTCTCTGTGAACCAGGTTGTGCCTAGTCCCTTTGCATCACTCAAGGTGGCTCCCTGGGGTCGCATCTCTGCTAAGCCCCCTGTTCCAGCCTCAGCTGCAAATTAGGACCAGGAAGCAGCAAAGGTGTTATTATGTACTTCCTGGTCTCTCATCTTGTGCCTTCTGTCTGATACCAAAGTTTTGACTCCAAAGATTAAAACctcaagttgttttctttttctgtcaacAGAGTCCCCAAGGAGACCTGAGAGCTTTTTACTTTCCTTATTCATCCTTCCTCATTTTCTTCACCTTCTCTTTAGTTCTCATTCTTTCTACTTAAATCACTAAAATGTAGTCACGtatattcatttgttcacttgttcattcactcattcaacaaaaatgtattaagtTATCAATGTGCATCAGATGATTTATGTACTTTTGATGGCATAGATAGTACCTCTAAGGCTTGTTTAAAGTCTAGCTCTTAGTAAGAGACACCTGCAGATTTTGATCATTAGAAATTTTTTGGTGTTCTTAGAGCCAAACAGaagtttctatttgtttttatgttctttctattttgtttttattttcttttatgtttgccACTGGATGTGAATTTCTATTAGTTCCCGTTttagagtgttttctttttctttgcacctTTGCAGAATACCAGGACTTGAAAGGTCACATACTTTATTCATGCAGTTATGACAGAAGATAACACTTGTCCAACAGTTACTTTGTGCAGGCATGTGAAAAGCATTGCATGCACATTAACGACCTGATGAGGTAGATAGTACCGTTATCCCAACTTTACTGATGAAACTAGGGCTTGAGAGGTTACGTTATTTCGCCAAGGGCTCTCCGCTGGTGATTGGCGAACCTAGGATGTCAGTTTTGTCTGATACCAAAGCCCAAGTTTAATCACTCTTCTCCACCATCTTCTGATGATCAGATGGTCCAGAGCAGTGGAAGGGAGAGTTTACAATGTGAAGTGATGTAAGGGATGGACCTCTCAGTTGAGAATGGAGCTTTTTTGACCTGTGAGCCAGGAGACTACGGGACCTAGTTACTGTTTGGCTCACCCACATGGATAGGATACAGATCTCACAGGGGTGGCCATCCCCCCCCAGGTTGGCTTACCTTCTGAGCCTTGGGCATGTCGGTGTGGCGCTGGGCACGGACAGAACGGGCTGACTTGGCAGGCTTGAGAGGCGCGCAGTACATCTCCAGCCTCCTCAGATCACAGCTCCGGAAGCAGCATTCATCCACGATTCCTGTCTGAGGCGCCCTCCGACTGCTCGAGCCATACCCCGTGGGCTTGTCTGTTCCAATCAAACGCAGAGAGGCCTGGCTTTAGAGTGGGATAATATGCTATCTCCACAGTTCCACCCAGCCCCTGAAgactctcctctccccacacctcaTCAACCCACACTTTTGTGAGTCAACCTCTTCTTGAAGCTCCTCCAACAATTCCTGACCCCCTAGATCTTTCTGGACTCCAGTATGTCTCCTGGAGTTGGTGCCACACTCGTTGGCAATATCTCACTCATCGTGCATTTATTTGTGTTAATTCTCCTCAAGTTCTTAGCCACCTGTAGTCAAGGATCTCGTCTATACCCAATCCTCACCTTTCCTTATATGTTGACTTAATTGGGAGGCTGCTAGGAATATTAATTAAAAGagcatgttttatgttttcttaatcTTGTTAGCAAATCTGCATGGTTTTTGTTTGCAGGATGGCTCAGATGTTTGCTCTTTGGCTTAACTGCTTCTGTTATAACATCAGACTGAGAATTAAAGGGGTTTTAAGTCTGGAAAGTTCTCCTCACTTAACTGATGCAGAAACCGAGACTTGGAAACCGAAACTCAGAGTTGGGAATGACTCACTCAGGGTCATTCAtgcagtggtggagccaggattcaaactcggGTCTACTCCTGGCAAAGCCCAAGTGCCTCATAGAGCCTGGGAGACCTGttgtgtgactctggacaagtcatttaagtcattcctgggcctcagtttacccatttGTAAAGTGGGGTTAATAAGATTTTCCTTGTACTGATTGCTTGAGGATTATATGACATACTGTATGAAAAGTACTTAGCATATCACCTGACACCTAGCAGGTCCTAAATAAATGTTGGTTTGTCTCCTCAGAACATCGCTTTCCAGGATCATATAGGGTCTGTGAAGAGACAGGCTCTCTATTGACTGCATCCAGAAGCTTTGGAACTTGGAACTGATGACAATACCAATGTGATACGGCCCTTCTCCTATCACCCTAGAGAGGCCAGAAccatcatttctgttttcttatagaATAACCACTAGACTGAGACAGAATGAACTAAATGTCCATTTTTCATTCTGATTGCCCAGAGGGAACACCAGGAATCAAATTTCTtttgatatttgcaaatcaattaGGCCTCTTTACTTGGCAAGTAGGTTTTAGTttgattctattttgttttgttttgatttggacACACTTCTCTTGGCTCTAGAAGTAAAAAGGAGGCAAAACAAGTTTGCATGGAACTTAAAACGTACTTGAATTCTTTGTAAACTTTTTGTCATAGTAGAACTTTTGTTACACCAAATCTTGCTTATATacccatatataaaacagacaaaagtgaAACTGCTGTGGCTTGGGCAAGGGCAGGGGACTGGATCttggctttctctgtctccctTACCTCCCTTGGGAGGTGGAGGGCCTGAGTCTTCTCCACTGATGTCCAAGCTTCATGGAAGAAAATTTGTGAACTATTGAGCCAGAAGGATCCAATTAATCAATGTGACATATGTTCAATTTAAATTCCTGACACAGAACTGTA
This genomic interval carries:
- the IGF1 gene encoding insulin-like growth factor I isoform X1, which encodes MGKISSLPTQLFKCCFCDFLKVKMHITSSSHLFYVAVFLLTFTSSATAGPETLCGAELVDALQFVCGDRGFYFNKPTGYGSSSRRAPQTGIVDECCFRSCDLRRLEMYCAPLKPAKSARSVRAQRHTDMPKAQKYQPPSTNKKKKSQRRRKGGPKKHPGGEQKEGTEASQQADERKEERAEEGDWS